Proteins from one Leptonema illini DSM 21528 genomic window:
- a CDS encoding metalloenzyme domain protein, translating to MEKLSIHKRRGNEKNFTLVGPFYLNGTDVSVIYFFIDGIGIGPDDQATNPFSRYATSVLSVCSASSRADALSRDFLLLPLDAAMGIDGLPQSATGQTSLWTGVNAPQLLGHHLTGFPGPTLRAAIEEHSILKKFKNEGFAATLLNAYSEKFLKKLESMPRFASASTHTQKASGQPLFTLADLEAGRALYMDITHQIMHQYYPETKERFPIVDAHTRGADLVRIAQDYELVIFEYFLSDKAGHSQDFDAAQFVIESLETFIKGICEAMGPDDTLIISSDHGNLEDLSTKTHTHHRVPLLVYGRLMKDLAGDMQYLYDIPRRLYEIYGFALPPLILPQRPRAG from the coding sequence ATGGAAAAGCTTTCTATTCATAAGCGACGCGGCAACGAAAAAAACTTTACCCTTGTCGGGCCGTTCTATTTAAATGGAACTGACGTGAGCGTTATCTACTTCTTCATTGACGGGATCGGCATCGGGCCAGACGACCAGGCGACCAACCCTTTCTCGCGGTATGCCACCTCGGTTCTCTCGGTCTGTTCGGCATCGTCCCGTGCAGATGCGCTCAGCCGCGACTTCCTGCTGCTCCCGCTTGATGCTGCCATGGGCATCGATGGCCTGCCTCAATCCGCAACAGGGCAGACAAGCCTCTGGACGGGCGTGAACGCTCCGCAGCTGCTCGGCCACCACCTGACCGGCTTTCCCGGACCGACGCTGCGTGCGGCCATTGAAGAGCATTCGATCTTAAAAAAATTCAAAAACGAAGGCTTCGCAGCGACTCTTCTCAATGCTTACAGCGAAAAGTTTTTAAAGAAGCTCGAAAGCATGCCGCGCTTTGCAAGCGCCTCGACGCATACGCAGAAGGCCTCGGGCCAGCCGCTTTTCACGCTCGCCGATCTTGAGGCCGGTCGTGCTCTGTATATGGATATCACGCATCAGATCATGCATCAGTACTATCCTGAAACGAAAGAGCGTTTTCCCATCGTTGATGCTCACACACGAGGCGCCGACCTTGTGCGCATCGCACAGGATTATGAGCTTGTGATCTTCGAGTACTTCCTGTCAGATAAGGCCGGGCACAGTCAGGATTTCGACGCCGCGCAATTCGTTATTGAAAGCCTCGAGACCTTTATTAAGGGTATCTGTGAGGCGATGGGGCCCGACGATACGCTCATCATTTCGTCGGACCACGGGAACCTCGAGGACCTATCGACGAAGACGCATACGCATCACCGCGTGCCGCTTCTGGTATACGGCAGGCTCATGAAGGATTTAGCCGGCGATATGCAATATCTCTACGACATCCCCCGGCGGCTATACGAGATTTACGGCTTCGCCCTGCCCCCGCTCATTCTACCGCAGCGCCCCCGGGCCGGTTAA
- a CDS encoding tetratricopeptide repeat protein, with protein sequence MRRLCVSVAVCLLFFSGGLRAESEAAEALLKKGQFDAACPVFESALRQEPTSDRLKMGLVRCLLMRRESADYVVDLRRALRMLEESIRIYEGIPGQEKALAWRHFYAGMALWYLNQSELALAAFDRALRLDPTFHQALYNSITILDELGRYEEARLRKQTYIRIATIDPF encoded by the coding sequence ATGAGGCGCCTCTGCGTTTCGGTCGCCGTATGCCTGCTCTTTTTTTCCGGAGGGCTCCGGGCCGAATCAGAGGCCGCCGAAGCCCTCCTCAAGAAGGGGCAGTTCGACGCGGCCTGCCCGGTTTTCGAATCAGCGCTCCGCCAGGAACCGACCAGCGATCGGTTGAAGATGGGCCTGGTGCGCTGTCTGCTCATGCGGCGAGAATCGGCCGACTATGTCGTCGATCTGAGGCGGGCCCTGCGTATGCTTGAAGAGTCCATCCGCATCTACGAAGGGATTCCGGGGCAGGAGAAGGCTCTCGCCTGGCGCCACTTCTATGCTGGCATGGCGCTATGGTATCTGAATCAATCCGAACTGGCGCTTGCCGCCTTTGATCGGGCTTTGCGACTCGATCCGACCTTTCACCAGGCTCTCTATAATTCGATCACCATCCTTGATGAACTGGGGCGGTATGAAGAGGCACGTCTGAGAAAGCAGACTTACATCCGAATTGCCACAATCGATCCTTTTTGA
- a CDS encoding tetratricopeptide repeat protein yields the protein MNTRQIYYLTGGLLLFAAGVLVVGLDYGRMRADFTGQRITDGALADDRGEGRRPKPYSEEELRSDMLRAEEYLRQNSKDSATKAMELYTNILSYDTDRKVNQVARFGLASALYRLGDDRRALEHLRTLKREDIGDRSLSDNVDFLLGRILLLAGHEDEGRSILQSLLSRTTDRIIQSRVHSAFGDYYVKKGDRTKAKKSYRIAVEYYPDNFHAAFSGESARRFADMTESDPDLFDVHLADDIFRKEEPKKSDTKKDRKDRKKPAGTDKPKKASPGARTEPADYLRAEELYAKGLNLTRQNNHREALKLFMEAADLLNGLSPEQLKDVKLRNKIYRQLEHVFFRAGEAYASLEDRDESHAQFDRVLSNPDASLDQAALVRKGILLFDVQQYEAAYMIFNRAVQEFPDGNYTRRAEQWMRETENFLKKQTP from the coding sequence ATGAATACCCGACAGATCTATTACCTGACAGGCGGATTGCTTCTCTTTGCAGCCGGCGTTCTTGTCGTCGGCCTCGATTATGGCCGCATGCGCGCCGATTTCACCGGGCAGAGAATCACAGATGGAGCTCTTGCCGACGATCGCGGCGAGGGACGGCGACCGAAGCCGTATTCCGAAGAAGAGCTGCGAAGCGACATGCTGCGCGCCGAAGAGTATCTGCGTCAGAATTCGAAGGATTCTGCGACAAAGGCGATGGAGCTATATACGAACATCCTTTCTTATGATACCGATCGCAAAGTCAATCAGGTGGCCCGATTCGGGTTGGCCTCGGCGCTTTACAGACTGGGCGACGACCGGCGAGCGCTCGAACATCTGCGCACCCTGAAACGAGAGGATATCGGCGATCGATCTCTTTCAGATAACGTCGATTTTCTGCTGGGACGCATCCTTCTGCTGGCCGGTCATGAAGATGAAGGCCGCTCTATTCTGCAGTCTCTTCTTTCGCGCACGACGGATCGAATTATTCAATCTCGGGTGCATTCGGCGTTCGGTGATTATTACGTGAAGAAGGGAGATCGTACGAAGGCGAAGAAGAGCTATCGCATCGCCGTTGAGTATTATCCCGACAACTTTCATGCGGCTTTTTCGGGGGAGTCGGCCCGTCGCTTCGCCGATATGACGGAATCCGATCCCGATCTGTTTGACGTACACCTTGCCGACGACATCTTCAGGAAAGAAGAGCCGAAGAAGAGCGACACGAAGAAAGATAGGAAAGACAGGAAGAAGCCGGCCGGCACGGATAAACCGAAGAAGGCTTCTCCGGGGGCGCGAACAGAGCCGGCCGATTATCTGCGAGCCGAAGAGCTGTATGCAAAGGGACTCAACCTCACGCGGCAGAACAATCATCGTGAAGCGCTCAAGCTTTTCATGGAAGCGGCGGATCTTCTGAACGGCCTCTCGCCCGAGCAGCTGAAAGACGTGAAGCTGCGCAATAAGATCTACCGACAGCTCGAACATGTATTTTTCAGAGCAGGCGAGGCCTATGCATCGCTTGAGGATCGCGACGAATCGCATGCTCAGTTCGATCGCGTCCTTTCCAATCCCGACGCCTCTCTTGATCAGGCCGCTCTTGTTCGCAAGGGAATCCTGCTCTTCGACGTGCAGCAGTACGAGGCCGCTTATATGATCTTCAATAGAGCCGTGCAGGAATTCCCCGACGGGAATTATACGCGTCGCGCCGAACAGTGGATGCGGGAGACCGAGAACTTCTTGAAGAAGCAGACGCCGTAA
- a CDS encoding class I SAM-dependent methyltransferase, protein MRGLPYYEESDYHRYLLSPARRDLFPVDPILDAIEWRGNENVLDFGMGNGYFLSGLLRRTAPNGHVWGAESQELLIDYILRKKVKEDIERFTPFYVERTEHPLLPDWIPMMDIIFCSIVLSTFADPTLPIKSVGRAMKPAGKILIVDWERVEAPSGPALVQKMSLDRMKFCINEAGCRIMKEWKINPYLYGLVIEKDPELFEERHFQDAVEN, encoded by the coding sequence ATGCGCGGACTGCCCTACTACGAAGAATCCGACTACCACCGCTACCTGCTCTCGCCGGCGCGGCGCGACCTCTTTCCCGTCGACCCCATCCTCGATGCCATCGAGTGGCGCGGCAACGAAAACGTGCTCGATTTCGGCATGGGCAACGGCTATTTTCTCAGCGGATTGCTACGGCGCACCGCTCCGAACGGACATGTGTGGGGTGCCGAATCTCAGGAGCTGCTCATCGACTACATTCTACGAAAAAAGGTAAAAGAAGACATCGAGCGCTTCACGCCCTTTTATGTGGAGCGGACGGAGCATCCGCTGCTGCCCGATTGGATCCCCATGATGGATATCATCTTCTGCTCGATCGTGCTCTCTACGTTTGCCGATCCGACATTGCCCATTAAAAGCGTGGGACGTGCCATGAAACCGGCCGGCAAGATCCTGATCGTCGACTGGGAACGCGTCGAAGCGCCATCGGGCCCTGCTCTCGTGCAGAAGATGTCGCTCGACCGCATGAAATTCTGCATCAACGAAGCCGGATGCCGTATCATGAAAGAATGGAAGATTAATCCGTATCTCTATGGCCTTGTCATCGAAAAAGATCCGGAGCTTTTCGAAGAGCGGCACTTCCAGGACGCCGTTGAAAATTAA